Genomic DNA from Limanda limanda chromosome 8, fLimLim1.1, whole genome shotgun sequence:
TTGAGTTGATTGGCCTGATTCATGCTCCACTGACGTGTCTCAGCATATCCTATTAAAAATGGCATTGGTTTAGATGGCTGTTTATCTAAATAAGCCTGCAGTGAGCTCGAACATGCTATCTATGATCATGACAACAGTTTTCCTTACATCACACACAGGTCTGTTCATCGACAGCATAAATGGATTGCAGATTGTGCCAAATCAGCTTATTACCAGGGATATAAAACCACTTGTCGCCACGGTTGAGCAATAGAGGAGAAAATATAGGCTTGGCAACATCGGCAAAGAGAAGGAGTCAGCCTTTTTCAGACGAACCCTGTGATCAGCAGAAAACGGCTGCAGCTCGTATGTAGAACAACGGCATATAAAACCACATGGTCATAAAACCTATGGTTCCTTAGAGGAAGACTATTTTCTCATCCAGACTCTGAGCTCTATATTGTGATGTGCTCCTCGTTGCAGCTAGTCTTACCTTCTCATTAATATTTGCACCGGTGTTTATTTCATTGTTCATGTTGTTAATTAATTTGCAGGAAAATCCCTTTCGAAGCAGGATCGTCGAGTCTTTCTCAGAAGACGGGCAGGGCAATCTCAGCTTCAATGAATTCGTGGACATGTTCTCAGTCCTCAGTGAAATGGCTCCCAGAGAACTCAAGGCCATATATGCCTTCAAAATATATGGTATTGCTGCATTTCTAAAGGAtactctttcattttctttcaaagTTCCCAGAACGAGTCAGCCATTGTTTGCTGTAACCGCTGTTACCCACAGATTTCAATGTGGACAATTACCTGTGCAAAGAGGACCTGGAAAAGACTCTGAATAGACTGACAAAGGAGGAGCTGACTCccgaggaggtggagctggTGTGTGAGAAATCCATCGAGGAGGCCGATCTGGACGGAGACAGCAAACTCTCCTTTGCTGACTTTGAGAATATGATATCTAGGGCACCTGACT
This window encodes:
- the cib2 gene encoding calcium and integrin-binding family member 2 isoform X3 codes for the protein MGNKQTIFTDEQLDAYQENPFRSRIVESFSEDGQGNLSFNEFVDMFSVLSEMAPRELKAIYAFKIYDFNVDNYLCKEDLEKTLNRLTKEELTPEEVELVCEKSIEEADLDGDSKLSFADFENMISRAPDFLSTFHIRI
- the cib2 gene encoding calcium and integrin-binding family member 2 isoform X2, with translation MGNKQTIFTDKQLDAYQDCTFFTRKEILRLHGRYHELAPHLVPMDYTKEPDCQVPLALIVNMPELKENPFRSRIVESFSEDGQGNLSFNEFVDMFSVLSEMAPRELKAIYAFKIYDFNVDNYLCKEDLEKTLNRLTKEELTPEEVELVCEKSIEEADLDGDSKLSFADFENMISRAPDFLSTFHIRI
- the cib2 gene encoding calcium and integrin-binding family member 2 isoform X1; protein product: MGNKQTIFTDEQLDAYQDCTFFTRKEILRLHGRYHELAPHLVPMDYTKEPDCQVPLALIVNMPELKENPFRSRIVESFSEDGQGNLSFNEFVDMFSVLSEMAPRELKAIYAFKIYDFNVDNYLCKEDLEKTLNRLTKEELTPEEVELVCEKSIEEADLDGDSKLSFADFENMISRAPDFLSTFHIRI